In Aquila chrysaetos chrysaetos chromosome 17, bAquChr1.4, whole genome shotgun sequence, one genomic interval encodes:
- the ASCL4 gene encoding achaete-scute homolog 4, whose product MDSNKDDDGLLNRIAFPGAMSLANSHVHPHGVPLREPFGVPFHLDPSYWEQAYRGHAGRISYIPFPGYMGIYDYSFEPAFIRKRNERERQRVRCVNEGYTRLREHLPKEFADKRLSKVETLRAAISYIKHLQSLLDCHPLGSNSKETLSAKELPEAPSPGPLRECNSDGESKTSSASSPYSEFEETGS is encoded by the coding sequence atggaCAGCAATAAAGATGATGATGGACTATTGAACAGGATTGCATTTCCAGGAGCTATGTCCCTGGCTAACAGCCATGTGCATCCTCATGGAGTTCCCCTGAGAGAGCCCTTTGGGGTTCCCTTCCATCTGGACCCGTCTTACTGGGAGCAAGCCTACCGCGGGCACGCAGGTCGCATCTCCTACATCCCATTCCCTGGCTACATGGGCATCTATGACTATTCCTTTGAGCCTGCCTTCATTCGAAAGAGGAACGAGAGGGAAAGGCAGCGGGTGCGCTGCGTGAACGAGGGCTACACACGCCTGAGAGAGCACCTGCCCAAGGAATTTGCTGACAAGCGCCTCAGCAAAGTGGAGACCCTGAGAGCTGCAATAAGCTACATCAAACACCTGCAGAGCTTGCTGGACTGCCACCCCTTAGGGTCTAACAGTAAGGAAACGCTCTCTGCCAAGGAGCTCCCAGAAGCTCCCAGTCCTGGTCCCCTGCGGGAGTGCAACAGTGATGGAGAATCTAAAACCTCTTCAGCTTCATCCCCCTACAGTGAATTTGAGGAGACAGGCAGCTAG